Proteins found in one Salinimonas lutimaris genomic segment:
- a CDS encoding ABC transporter permease, producing the protein MLFQRCLQLGWWLFALVLILPVLAGLLGMLLPAAGYFPALGYHSFSTVAIQALTVTPGLGKMVALSVSTALLSALLSLAGCIALLATFFQHRGLHRLQHLLSPVLVIPHAAAAIAVAFLLSPAGWLSRLVAPLFGWELPPAFSVLNDSAGLGMVLAFSLKELPFLLLVSLGILTQPALRHTLTRQVAVAQSLGYHPVTAFLKVVLPVLYPQLRLPLLAVLAYASASVEIPLILGPDNPPTLAVAILHWFNSVDLTDRLQASAGALLQVVTTVAVIALWLAGEWGLKSWFRHQITTGMRSTGRRGLPIVAGMTLAVFGVAMVTICASLILWSVATFWPYPSVLPNDITTIHWQLGLGQLSGPLANTLVLGAAVSLSAIVLVVLALEAGQSGRSPGFRLDSILFVPLIVPGIAFLYGLVWLAQLVAPKAVWIPVYLSHLVYVMPYVFLSVAVAYRQFDTRYLQVAASLGSRPFRVFYRIRLPMLFAPLMVAFALGLAISFSQYLPTLLAGGGQLATLTTEAVAISAGNSRRLAAVYVIMQMILPLAGFILAWWLPTLLFNPMTRRRG; encoded by the coding sequence ATGCTGTTTCAGCGTTGTCTGCAGCTGGGCTGGTGGCTGTTTGCCTTGGTACTGATATTGCCTGTGCTGGCCGGCTTGCTGGGCATGCTGCTACCGGCGGCAGGATATTTTCCGGCGCTGGGTTATCATTCGTTTTCCACCGTTGCCATTCAGGCCCTGACTGTAACGCCGGGCCTCGGGAAGATGGTGGCGTTGTCGGTCAGTACTGCATTGCTGTCTGCACTGTTGTCGCTGGCAGGATGTATTGCGCTGCTGGCGACTTTTTTTCAGCACCGCGGGCTGCACCGTCTGCAACATCTGTTAAGCCCGGTGCTGGTGATCCCCCATGCCGCTGCTGCCATCGCCGTGGCGTTTTTACTGTCGCCGGCAGGCTGGCTGTCGCGCCTGGTGGCCCCTTTATTTGGTTGGGAGCTACCACCGGCATTCAGTGTACTTAACGATAGCGCCGGTTTGGGTATGGTGCTGGCGTTCAGTTTAAAAGAACTGCCTTTTTTACTGCTGGTCAGTCTGGGTATTTTGACGCAGCCGGCGTTACGCCATACCCTGACCCGGCAAGTGGCCGTGGCACAAAGTCTGGGCTATCACCCAGTCACCGCCTTTTTAAAAGTGGTGCTGCCGGTACTTTACCCGCAGCTCAGGTTACCCCTGCTGGCGGTACTAGCCTATGCCAGTGCCAGCGTGGAGATACCACTGATACTGGGGCCGGATAATCCGCCCACGCTGGCCGTGGCCATATTGCACTGGTTTAACAGTGTGGATCTCACCGACCGGTTACAGGCCAGTGCCGGTGCCCTGTTACAGGTGGTAACAACCGTGGCGGTTATCGCACTGTGGCTGGCAGGCGAATGGGGGCTTAAATCCTGGTTCAGGCACCAAATCACGACTGGGATGCGCAGCACAGGTCGACGGGGTTTACCCATCGTGGCGGGCATGACACTGGCGGTGTTTGGCGTTGCCATGGTGACTATCTGTGCTTCTTTGATATTGTGGTCAGTGGCGACTTTCTGGCCTTATCCGTCTGTATTACCTAACGATATCACCACGATACACTGGCAGCTGGGGCTGGGGCAGCTATCCGGGCCACTGGCTAACACTCTGGTGCTGGGCGCGGCGGTCAGTCTGAGCGCTATTGTGCTGGTGGTGCTGGCACTGGAAGCCGGGCAGTCGGGCAGATCGCCGGGCTTTCGACTGGACAGCATCCTTTTTGTACCACTGATTGTGCCGGGTATCGCATTTTTATACGGTCTGGTCTGGCTGGCCCAGCTGGTTGCACCAAAGGCGGTGTGGATACCGGTCTATCTCAGTCATCTGGTGTATGTGATGCCGTATGTCTTTTTGTCGGTGGCGGTGGCCTACCGCCAGTTTGATACCCGCTATTTGCAGGTTGCAGCCAGTCTGGGCAGCCGCCCGTTTCGGGTTTTTTACCGTATCCGCCTGCCCATGCTGTTTGCCCCGCTGATGGTGGCTTTTGCGCTGGGACTGGCAATCAGCTTTAGCCAGTATTTACCCACGCTATTAGCGGGCGGCGGGCAGCTGGCAACCCTGACGACCGAAGCGGTCGCAATCAGTGCCGGCAATAGCCGGCGGCTGGCCGCGGTGTATGTCATCATGCAGATGATACTGCCACTGGCCGGGTTTATACTGGCCTGGTGGCTGCCAACCCTGTTATTTAATCCCATGACACGGAGGCGCGGATGA
- a CDS encoding ABC transporter substrate-binding protein: protein MSLKSSLGAWCLLVMISASQAQEVQFHAWGGSVQVNQYIQWLSKQASQELGISVNHVKLADTSDAVSRVLAEKAAGNTRQGSVDLIWLNGENFAAMKQHGLLHKGWVSGLTHFKLTNPAQNPGMTMDFGVPTDEQEAPWGKAALVFYYNQAHINQPPHTATELLDFARQHPGRFTYPLPVDYLGSSFLKYIAITQAGPWQSLLYAPVTDEARDKITERLFAYLDQLHPYLWHQGQQFKRQASGLQQLFSDHQTLLSFTFTAAEVPAAVSRYDLPASTRTYAMQDGSLSNVHFVAIAFNSAHKAQAIKLVNFMLSVPAQAYKQRADIWGDETVLDVSLLSGEQQALFVPITAAPSALPAGAYHKMLAEPHASWTEALKAAWFDRYQRHH, encoded by the coding sequence ATGAGTTTGAAAAGTAGTCTGGGCGCGTGGTGCCTGCTTGTGATGATATCCGCCAGTCAGGCGCAGGAAGTGCAGTTTCATGCCTGGGGCGGCTCAGTGCAGGTCAATCAGTATATACAGTGGTTATCAAAGCAGGCCAGTCAAGAGCTGGGGATATCGGTTAATCATGTCAAACTGGCAGATACCAGTGATGCAGTATCCCGGGTACTGGCTGAAAAAGCCGCCGGCAACACCCGGCAGGGCAGCGTGGATCTGATTTGGCTCAATGGTGAAAACTTTGCGGCAATGAAGCAGCATGGGTTACTGCATAAAGGCTGGGTGTCTGGCTTAACCCATTTTAAACTGACTAACCCGGCGCAAAATCCCGGCATGACGATGGATTTTGGGGTGCCCACTGACGAGCAGGAAGCCCCGTGGGGCAAAGCGGCGCTGGTGTTTTACTACAATCAGGCGCATATTAATCAGCCCCCCCATACCGCCACCGAATTACTGGACTTTGCGCGTCAGCATCCGGGACGTTTTACCTATCCGCTACCGGTCGATTATCTTGGCAGCAGCTTTTTAAAATACATAGCCATTACCCAGGCCGGTCCCTGGCAATCATTGCTATATGCACCGGTAACCGATGAGGCCAGAGACAAGATTACCGAGCGCCTGTTTGCGTATCTGGATCAGCTTCATCCGTATCTGTGGCATCAGGGACAGCAGTTCAAACGACAAGCCTCAGGATTGCAGCAACTGTTCAGTGACCATCAGACCCTGCTGAGTTTTACTTTCACAGCCGCCGAAGTACCGGCTGCCGTCAGCCGGTATGATCTGCCCGCCAGTACCCGTACCTATGCCATGCAGGATGGCAGCCTGTCGAATGTACATTTTGTGGCAATTGCGTTTAACAGTGCACACAAAGCGCAGGCAATAAAGCTGGTGAATTTTATGTTGTCGGTACCGGCTCAGGCCTATAAACAGCGAGCCGATATCTGGGGGGACGAAACCGTGCTGGATGTCAGCCTGCTGTCCGGCGAGCAGCAGGCCTTATTTGTCCCGATAACGGCCGCACCATCGGCGCTGCCGGCAGGGGCTTATCACAAAATGCTGGCTGAGCCTCATGCAAGCTGGACCGAGGCCCTGAAAGCGGCCTGGTTCGACCGTTACCAGAGGCATCATTAA
- a CDS encoding DUF547 domain-containing protein translates to MHGEENKRKGPCTNKPLLGTLLTVIGLSWLILSLPAIADEPAPVSLHAPWNALLKELVHPARDGATTQVDYAGFKDQKSELSAYLSQLAAVSKAEYENWEQPRQLAFLINAYNAYTVLLIVNHYPDINSIKDTGSLFSSPWSKDFARLLGQKRSLDNIEHGWIRGAQGDYPGFKEPRIHFAVNCASIGCPSLRAEAYTGQRLNAQLEAQTRQFLSDRTRNRADNTTLHVSSIFKWYDNDFQHGWQGIDSLSGFFMHYADALNLDEAQRAKLQKGELDIQFLPYNWALNEFEK, encoded by the coding sequence ATGCATGGCGAAGAAAATAAACGTAAAGGACCATGTACCAACAAACCATTACTGGGGACGCTGCTGACTGTCATCGGGCTGAGCTGGTTGATCCTAAGCCTGCCAGCGATAGCAGATGAGCCCGCGCCAGTTAGCTTGCATGCGCCCTGGAATGCCCTGTTAAAGGAACTGGTTCATCCGGCCCGTGATGGGGCGACCACGCAGGTGGATTATGCCGGGTTCAAAGATCAGAAAAGTGAGCTGAGCGCGTATTTGTCACAGCTGGCGGCGGTCAGTAAAGCCGAGTATGAAAACTGGGAGCAACCGCGTCAGCTGGCTTTTCTGATTAATGCCTATAATGCCTACACCGTTTTACTGATTGTTAATCATTACCCTGATATCAACTCTATTAAGGATACCGGCTCGCTGTTTTCCTCACCCTGGTCAAAAGATTTTGCCCGTTTACTGGGGCAGAAACGTTCTCTGGATAACATTGAACATGGCTGGATTCGGGGGGCGCAGGGCGATTACCCGGGGTTTAAGGAGCCACGTATTCATTTTGCGGTCAACTGCGCCAGCATCGGCTGTCCGTCCCTGCGCGCCGAAGCCTACACTGGGCAACGCCTGAATGCGCAGCTTGAGGCTCAGACCCGGCAGTTTTTATCCGATCGCACCCGTAACCGGGCCGACAATACCACTTTGCACGTGTCCAGTATCTTTAAATGGTATGACAATGACTTTCAGCATGGCTGGCAGGGCATCGACAGCCTCAGCGGATTTTTTATGCACTATGCTGATGCTCTGAACCTGGATGAAGCGCAGCGTGCAAAATTACAAAAGGGTGAGCTGGACATACAGTTCTTGCCTTACAACTGGGCGCTTAATGAGTTTGAAAAGTAG
- a CDS encoding FAD-dependent oxidoreductase, producing MAKKSLLLALFAALIVSFFAFDLNQYFTLAGLKSSVDEFQQSIDKNPVVSIGLFFLGYVAVTALSLPGAAILTLAAGALFGLWLGLLLVSFASTIGATLAFISARFIFRDTVKKKFGEKLKKIDEGVEKQGGFYLFTLRLVPVFPFFLINLLMGLTSLKIRTFYWVSQVGMLAGTAVYVNAGTQLAQIDSLSGIVSPGLILSFILLGIFPWIAKGIVALVNRRRVYKGYSKPASFDRNLIVIGGGAGGLVTSYIGAAVKARVTLIEASEMGGDCLNYGCVPSKAIIKTAKVAQQMRHADKYGLNATQPGFSFKQVMARVQEVITTIAPNDSVERYNSLGVEVLKGYATIVDPWTVTIALNDGSTQTLTTRSIVVTTGARPFVPPLPGIDDSGYVTSDTLWSEFANREEAPGRLLVLGGGPIGCELAQAFSRLGSQVTIIEMAGQLMGREDSEVAELVTGVLNEQGITVNTGHKALRFERQGADRVLVVEHEGEERALVYDDVIVAVGREARLKGFGLEELGITFDRTIDTDEFLQTRFPNIYAAGDVVGPYQFTHVASHQAWYAAVNALFGTFKKFKVDYRVIPWATYVDPEVARVGINETQAKEQGIEVEVTRYEFAELDRAVTESARTGFVKVLTPPGKDKILGVTIVSEHAGDLLAEFVLAMKHNLGLNKILGTIHAYPTWAESAKYAAGNWKRANAPESLLHYVEKYHAWRRK from the coding sequence ATGGCGAAAAAATCACTTTTACTAGCGTTGTTTGCTGCCCTGATTGTCAGCTTCTTTGCGTTTGATCTGAACCAGTATTTTACTCTGGCCGGGCTGAAATCCTCGGTCGATGAGTTTCAGCAATCTATTGATAAAAACCCGGTGGTCAGCATTGGCTTGTTTTTTCTTGGATATGTTGCCGTCACGGCATTGTCGTTACCCGGCGCTGCTATTTTGACTCTGGCGGCCGGCGCGCTGTTCGGTTTATGGCTGGGCTTGCTGCTAGTGTCCTTTGCGTCGACCATCGGCGCAACACTGGCTTTTATCAGTGCCCGGTTTATATTTCGCGATACCGTGAAAAAGAAATTTGGCGAAAAACTCAAAAAGATTGACGAAGGGGTGGAAAAACAAGGCGGATTTTATCTGTTTACCCTGCGTCTGGTGCCGGTGTTTCCGTTTTTTCTGATTAATCTGCTGATGGGGCTGACCAGTCTCAAAATCCGCACTTTTTACTGGGTTTCTCAGGTTGGCATGCTGGCCGGCACGGCAGTGTATGTGAATGCTGGCACCCAACTGGCGCAAATTGATTCGTTGTCCGGTATTGTTTCGCCCGGTCTGATTCTGAGTTTTATTCTGCTGGGGATTTTTCCCTGGATAGCCAAAGGCATTGTGGCGCTGGTGAATCGTCGGCGGGTTTACAAAGGCTATAGTAAACCGGCCTCGTTTGACCGTAACCTGATTGTCATCGGCGGTGGTGCTGGTGGCCTGGTCACCAGTTATATCGGGGCGGCGGTGAAAGCCAGAGTGACCCTGATTGAAGCCTCTGAAATGGGCGGAGATTGCTTAAATTACGGCTGTGTACCAAGTAAAGCGATAATTAAGACGGCCAAGGTGGCCCAGCAGATGCGTCATGCCGACAAGTACGGACTGAATGCTACCCAGCCCGGCTTTTCGTTCAAACAGGTTATGGCCCGGGTGCAAGAGGTGATTACAACTATCGCACCCAACGACAGTGTAGAGCGCTATAACAGCCTGGGCGTGGAAGTGCTTAAGGGCTACGCGACCATTGTCGATCCCTGGACAGTCACCATCGCGTTAAACGATGGCAGCACACAAACCCTGACCACCCGCAGTATTGTGGTAACCACCGGGGCGCGGCCGTTTGTACCGCCACTACCGGGAATTGACGATAGCGGCTATGTGACCTCGGACACATTGTGGAGTGAGTTTGCCAACCGGGAGGAAGCCCCTGGGCGACTACTGGTGCTCGGCGGTGGTCCGATTGGCTGTGAGCTGGCCCAGGCGTTCAGCCGGCTGGGCAGTCAGGTCACCATTATTGAAATGGCCGGGCAACTGATGGGGCGCGAAGACAGTGAAGTGGCGGAGCTGGTAACCGGCGTGCTCAACGAGCAGGGCATAACAGTGAATACCGGGCACAAAGCGCTGCGATTTGAACGTCAGGGCGCTGACCGGGTACTGGTTGTTGAACATGAGGGTGAAGAGCGCGCTCTGGTTTATGATGATGTGATTGTTGCGGTGGGCCGTGAGGCACGGCTTAAAGGCTTTGGTCTGGAGGAGCTGGGTATTACGTTTGACCGGACCATTGATACCGATGAATTTTTACAAACCCGCTTTCCCAATATCTATGCGGCCGGCGATGTGGTAGGACCGTATCAATTTACCCATGTGGCCTCGCATCAGGCCTGGTATGCTGCGGTGAATGCCCTGTTTGGTACTTTTAAAAAGTTTAAGGTGGATTATCGGGTGATCCCCTGGGCCACCTATGTGGATCCGGAAGTGGCCAGAGTCGGTATTAACGAAACTCAGGCCAAAGAGCAGGGGATTGAGGTTGAAGTAACCCGCTATGAATTTGCCGAACTTGACCGGGCCGTCACCGAAAGTGCCCGTACTGGCTTTGTGAAAGTATTAACCCCGCCGGGCAAAGACAAAATCCTGGGCGTGACCATTGTCAGCGAACATGCCGGCGATTTACTGGCAGAGTTTGTTCTGGCGATGAAGCATAATCTGGGACTGAATAAAATTCTGGGCACTATCCACGCTTATCCTACCTGGGCTGAAAGCGCAAAATATGCGGCGGGTAACTGGAAGCGGGCTAACGCGCCGGAGTCATTGCTACACTATGTGGAGAAGTACCATGCATGGCGAAGAAAATAA
- a CDS encoding TonB-dependent receptor, translated as MACLLAALFHPVANAQQPGDVEVIEITGQQDTLSSLNPAAGQAEGLFGAGISVQDTPRTLTLISQAALEQFNIESLHDISRVAPNTYAASGFGTPSLPTVRGQLGELFQDGIRRQAGNNGFGLPFSFNSVEQVAVVKGPPTVLLGSTQRNGGFVNLRSKTAPVDEASGNLTLKAGRWDQYSGTLDYSTPIEQGKTAFRISAQWLDHGSFYDFAATQSENIFVTFRYQPDAVTTWDISAEFYDAEYPDIAGINRPTQALIDDGVYITGQGVQPSGSNIAGAGAIISPTGEVVIPRNRVLTHPDDINSAQTTILRSRYQTSLSPTLTWRNLSYYQYLEREEIGTNSFVEIIDGAHTAQNRTELDIQLTGTQRTTLALDVRYNDVLGYSQFTTEADNPIDLTGPLSNRLIPLSAAQQARLVALRPGVFVSPGAQYDINNDGAGDFNLSDTTDSQTWQTGVALQQFSQWSERLSTIVGVRTDYYDIQARDALSPPGVEAASDSYSDTLTSFQLNATYALTDSLNLFAAVGHNDATSNSMAGGTTLGADNQINPANFATENELYEIGLKYAPANNLYAEIAAFEQTRSLRNRDGSNTGVKTRGVELQAFWQADNYWVNGSYSYLDARFDNSAAFQGTRQVADAFDASRPDIISGTGVGSPSFAAFAPSDSRMQGVVPQLVSLNAGLDITQDISVGTGLVYTKSFPLDFLQTVHIRDQYRWDINASWQVSDNLRLRAEVVNLTDEENWQPVFEGGYFGATLVMPELPRHGQVTLQYAF; from the coding sequence ATGGCCTGTCTGTTGGCCGCACTGTTTCACCCGGTCGCTAATGCTCAGCAACCCGGTGATGTGGAAGTGATTGAAATTACCGGACAACAAGATACGTTAAGTAGTCTGAACCCGGCGGCCGGTCAGGCCGAAGGCCTGTTTGGTGCCGGCATATCGGTACAGGACACACCCCGCACACTCACGCTCATATCGCAGGCTGCGCTGGAGCAATTTAATATTGAAAGTCTGCATGACATATCCCGGGTGGCGCCCAATACCTATGCGGCCAGCGGCTTTGGTACGCCCAGTTTGCCCACGGTGCGGGGTCAGCTGGGTGAGCTGTTTCAGGATGGTATTCGGCGGCAGGCCGGTAATAACGGGTTTGGGTTGCCGTTTTCATTTAACAGTGTTGAGCAGGTGGCGGTGGTCAAAGGCCCGCCTACGGTGTTACTGGGCAGCACCCAGCGTAACGGCGGCTTTGTTAACTTACGCTCAAAAACCGCGCCGGTGGATGAGGCCAGCGGCAACCTGACACTCAAAGCGGGTCGCTGGGATCAGTATTCTGGTACGCTGGATTACTCCACCCCGATTGAGCAGGGTAAAACCGCTTTTCGAATCAGCGCTCAGTGGCTTGATCATGGCAGCTTTTATGATTTTGCCGCGACCCAGAGTGAAAACATTTTTGTTACTTTCCGCTATCAGCCGGATGCTGTCACCACGTGGGATATCAGCGCCGAATTCTACGATGCCGAGTATCCGGATATCGCCGGTATTAACCGTCCGACCCAGGCGCTGATTGACGATGGGGTGTATATCACCGGGCAGGGTGTTCAGCCCTCCGGCAGTAACATTGCGGGCGCAGGGGCAATTATCTCGCCTACCGGTGAAGTTGTGATCCCGCGTAACCGGGTTCTGACCCACCCCGATGACATTAACAGCGCTCAGACGACCATACTACGCAGCCGTTACCAAACCAGTCTGTCACCCACACTGACTTGGCGTAATCTCAGTTATTATCAGTATCTGGAGCGCGAGGAAATTGGTACCAACAGTTTTGTGGAAATTATAGATGGTGCGCATACCGCGCAAAACCGCACAGAACTGGATATTCAGCTGACCGGCACGCAGCGCACCACACTGGCGCTGGATGTGCGCTATAACGATGTACTGGGGTACAGTCAGTTTACCACCGAGGCGGATAACCCGATTGACCTGACCGGTCCGCTGAGTAATCGCCTTATCCCGTTAAGTGCCGCGCAGCAGGCCCGGCTGGTGGCACTGCGTCCAGGCGTGTTTGTGTCGCCCGGTGCTCAGTATGATATCAATAATGACGGGGCCGGTGATTTTAATTTATCCGATACCACAGACTCACAAACCTGGCAGACCGGGGTTGCCTTGCAGCAGTTTTCTCAGTGGAGTGAACGGCTGTCAACTATTGTGGGCGTGCGCACTGATTATTACGATATACAGGCCCGTGATGCATTGTCACCACCAGGTGTTGAGGCCGCATCCGACTCATATTCCGATACGCTGACCAGTTTTCAGCTTAATGCTACCTATGCACTGACCGACAGCCTTAACCTCTTTGCTGCTGTGGGTCATAACGATGCCACCTCAAACAGTATGGCGGGCGGCACCACGCTGGGGGCAGACAATCAGATAAACCCGGCTAACTTTGCCACTGAAAATGAGCTGTATGAGATTGGCCTGAAATATGCGCCGGCAAATAATCTGTATGCTGAAATCGCGGCGTTTGAGCAAACCCGTAGCCTGCGCAACCGTGATGGCAGTAACACCGGAGTAAAAACCCGGGGCGTTGAGCTGCAGGCTTTCTGGCAGGCAGATAACTACTGGGTTAACGGCAGCTACAGTTATCTGGATGCCCGTTTTGATAATTCGGCGGCGTTTCAGGGCACCCGTCAGGTGGCCGATGCGTTTGATGCCAGCCGTCCTGATATTATCAGCGGCACTGGCGTTGGCTCGCCCTCATTTGCCGCTTTTGCGCCATCAGACAGCCGGATGCAGGGCGTGGTACCGCAACTGGTGTCGCTGAATGCTGGGCTGGATATCACCCAGGATATCAGTGTGGGAACCGGCCTTGTTTATACTAAATCGTTTCCGCTCGACTTTTTGCAGACGGTGCATATCAGAGATCAGTACCGCTGGGATATAAACGCCAGCTGGCAGGTTAGCGATAATCTGCGACTGCGCGCCGAAGTGGTTAACCTGACCGATGAAGAAAACTGGCAGCCGGTATTTGAAGGCGGTTACTTTGGCGCCACGCTGGTCATGCCGGAATTACCCCGGCATGGTCAGGTCACCCTGCAATACGCATTTTAA
- a CDS encoding M1 family metallopeptidase, which produces MKKFSWLFFTAPLLFACSEQAHEPKEAEASSQHQTVDDTAMQAGTDYHSFSNPDEVTVTHLDLDLTADFDQHVLSGTATLTYKKQQAQADSLVLDTRALSVSRVTANGQAVDYQMGKTDPDLGTPLTISLPAQGDTVTIHYATSPDASGVQWLTPAQTAGKQYPFLFTQAQAVHARSFIPLQDSPQVRVTYEATIHTPADLLAVMSAANDPQTERDGEYEFSMPQAIPSYLIALAIGDLEFKPMGDRTGVYAEPELLNSAAAEFEDTEDMLELTEKTYGPYRWDRYDLLILPPSFPFGGMENPRLSFITPTVIAGDKSLVSLIAHELAHSWSGNTVTNATWRDLWLNEGFTTYLTYRIMEMLYGEDRFNMEAVLGYQSLQSDVATLPEQDQILAIDLRGRNPDDVFSDIPYEKGALFLREIEHKIGRENFDQFLMNYFDHFAFQSITTDDFLAYLDDTLLKDYPELLDRERINQWIFEPGIPDGAPVPTSDAFSKINKARNQWLAGKQQASDIDTSKWTTHEWLFFLNNMPETLSAQRLDELDAAFNLTASQNNEIAHSWLLIAVKNQYKPAYDRLYDYLTHIGRNKLVKPLYRELVKTDEGKAFARKAFAEARPGYHPLTIRANEGYMQ; this is translated from the coding sequence ATGAAAAAATTCAGTTGGCTATTTTTCACTGCCCCGTTACTTTTTGCCTGCAGTGAACAAGCCCATGAACCTAAAGAGGCCGAAGCGTCATCTCAGCATCAGACCGTTGACGATACAGCCATGCAGGCCGGCACCGATTACCATTCTTTTTCTAATCCCGATGAAGTGACTGTCACCCACCTGGATTTAGATCTGACGGCTGATTTTGATCAGCATGTGCTATCCGGCACCGCAACCCTGACCTATAAAAAACAGCAGGCGCAGGCAGACTCTCTGGTACTGGATACCCGTGCACTGTCGGTCAGTCGTGTTACTGCCAATGGCCAGGCAGTTGACTATCAGATGGGTAAAACCGATCCAGATCTGGGTACTCCCCTGACCATCAGCCTTCCAGCGCAGGGCGACACGGTGACCATTCATTATGCCACCTCACCGGATGCGTCAGGTGTTCAGTGGCTGACCCCGGCCCAGACCGCCGGTAAACAGTACCCGTTTTTATTTACTCAGGCCCAGGCGGTTCATGCGCGTAGCTTTATTCCTCTGCAGGACTCACCGCAGGTGCGGGTCACCTATGAAGCGACGATTCATACCCCCGCAGACTTGCTGGCGGTCATGAGCGCAGCCAATGATCCGCAAACCGAGCGCGATGGTGAATACGAATTTTCCATGCCCCAGGCCATTCCTTCATACCTGATTGCACTGGCCATTGGTGACCTTGAATTTAAGCCCATGGGTGATCGCACCGGTGTGTATGCAGAGCCGGAATTACTCAACAGCGCGGCGGCTGAGTTTGAAGACACCGAAGACATGCTGGAATTGACCGAAAAAACATACGGTCCGTACCGCTGGGACCGCTACGATCTGCTTATCCTGCCACCCTCGTTCCCGTTTGGAGGAATGGAAAACCCACGTCTGTCATTTATTACTCCCACCGTTATTGCCGGTGACAAGAGCCTGGTATCGCTGATTGCCCATGAACTGGCCCATAGCTGGTCAGGCAATACCGTAACCAACGCGACCTGGCGGGATCTGTGGTTAAATGAAGGTTTCACCACCTACCTGACCTACCGCATTATGGAAATGCTGTACGGTGAAGATCGTTTCAATATGGAAGCGGTACTGGGCTACCAGAGCTTACAGTCCGATGTAGCCACCCTACCTGAACAGGACCAGATTCTGGCGATTGACCTGCGCGGGCGAAATCCTGATGATGTATTTTCCGATATACCTTATGAAAAAGGCGCGCTATTCCTGCGCGAGATAGAACATAAGATTGGCCGGGAAAACTTTGACCAATTCCTGATGAACTACTTTGACCATTTTGCGTTTCAAAGTATCACCACAGATGATTTTCTGGCGTATCTTGATGATACCTTGCTAAAAGACTATCCGGAGCTACTGGATCGTGAGCGCATCAATCAGTGGATTTTTGAACCAGGCATTCCTGATGGCGCGCCGGTTCCCACCTCTGATGCATTCAGTAAAATCAATAAAGCCCGTAACCAGTGGCTGGCCGGTAAACAACAGGCCAGTGACATTGATACCAGCAAGTGGACCACCCATGAGTGGCTGTTCTTTTTAAACAACATGCCCGAGACGCTGTCTGCGCAGCGGTTAGATGAGCTGGATGCGGCATTTAACCTGACGGCCTCTCAGAACAATGAGATTGCCCACAGCTGGTTACTGATTGCGGTGAAAAATCAGTACAAGCCCGCCTATGATCGTTTATATGACTACCTGACACATATTGGCCGCAACAAGCTGGTTAAACCGCTGTATCGGGAACTGGTGAAAACCGATGAAGGTAAGGCATTTGCCCGCAAGGCTTTTGCTGAAGCCCGCCCTGGCTATCACCCACTGACTATCAGGGCCAATGAAGGTTATATGCAGTAA